Part of the Sodalinema gerasimenkoae IPPAS B-353 genome is shown below.
AATTAGCGGTCTTTTGTCAGCATCTCCAGGAACTGGCGTCTGACTCCTCGCCGTGGAGGGAGTTAACGGATTTAGCAGACCGCGCGGTTCGCAATGAGAATAACCCCTATCGGATTTTAGCCCCGGTGGTGATTGTGGAGTTACGGGAGGCCGGTGAGGCGATCGCCGCCGGGGATGAGAATGCCATTTCCCCCAGTTTCAGCCTCAAACATCTAGCGGACGCCGAACCCGGAGCCTGGGGCCACTATGCTCTGATTCGCTCTGACCCCACTTCAGCGGTAAAAGCCCTGACGGATGTGTTTGAAAAACCTCAGTTGATGAAGTTAGCCAAGATGCTTTACAAAGTGGCGCAAGCCTAAGCGATGCGTTCCGGCAAGCGATGCGTTCCGGCAAGTTTGAATCGATGGGTCTAGGTCAATACCTGGACTGATGCCGGAACACATCCTACCATTTCTTTCCCCCCTGTTCCCTGTTCCCTGTTCCCCCCCCATGACCCAAATTACATTAACCGTTAATGGTGAACAAAAACATTGTGCTTCCGGGCGATCGCTGCCGGAGTTTTTGCAGGAAATTGGACTTAATCCCCGTCTGATTGCGGTGGAGTACAATGGTGAAATTCTGCATCGTCAATACTGGTCTACAACCACCATGAAAGATGGCGATCGCCTGGAGATTGTCACAATTGTAGGTGGAGGTTAAGGAGGGGACAAGATACGAAATTGGCTTGGCTGGATCTGGTTGGCTTGAATCTGTTGCAAGCTGGCGATCGCCCTCCCATCTTCTAGCCGAATAAGGGTGTCGTCACCCTCTTGAATCCATCGTAAATCCTCTAGGCGTAGGCCATGGGACAGACCTAGACGATCGCTCTCGATGTTGAAGTCTGTAATCAGGTCTTGGTCACTGTCGGGACGTAGGATAAATAGATTGTTTCCGCCTCCCCCCGTGAGGGTGTCTCGTCCTAAGTCTCCAGATAGGACGGTGTTTCTTGGGCCCCCGATAAGGCGATCGTTCCCTTGGCCGCCGAAGAGAGTATCATCGCCATCGCCGCTATAGATGCGATCGTTCCCCTTGTTCCCGAATAAGAAGTTATTCCCCCCTTCCCCGAAAATCACATCATCCTGATCAAAAGCGGCGATGGTATCGTCACCATCGCCGCCTATCAGGGTTTCTGGATACGTCCCCACTCCCAGAATCAGTTGGTTGATAATCCTTCGTGGAGGAGGAGTGGGTGTAGGGTCAGGAGTTAGCTCAGGGTCGGGGTTTAAGTCCTGTTCTGGATCGGGGCTGGGTTCCGGTATCAGGTTAGGGAATAGCTCATTGCTTTCAGGCTCATTGCTTTCAGGCTCATTGCTTTCAGGCTCATTGCCTTCAGGCTCATTGCTTTCAGGCTCGTTGCTTTCAGGCTCGTTGCTTTTAAGCTCAATGATATAGCGATCGCCCTCGACAAATCCCTCACTCAGAGGAACTCCCGCCAGATTAACGATGTTAGCTGTCTCTGGGAGAACATCCAGACGCAGACTTCCCTCCCCTGTGACTCCCTCCAGAATGACCTCAATCACCGTTCCCGAGTTGGCCGAGACTGAGGCAATGTCGGCTGTGGCGGTTCCGGTAGTAGTGAGGGTGAAATCATCCACATCCACCTCTTTTACGGGTTCACTAAAGCGAACTTCGTAGATGATTGTCTCTTGGTTCGTAATTTTATCAGCATCATCCGGCCGTTGAATGGCTATGATTTGGGGAGCATTGTCCTGAGAATCGCCAATCTCTTCAACGGGGCGATAGGTCAACCTAAAATTGTCAATGGCGATCGTATCTCGAAAGCCTGAACCGGTGCTTTCAGAGAGAGCAACAACGCGAATCTGAACAGGTTCTAGTTGATTATTAATGTCATCATTAAACTCTAATAGTTCTACCCCAGTTCTGAGTTGAGTAATACCCCAAACCTCCGGGTCTTCGTAGAGTCCCAACGAAAAAAAATCCCCCTCCTCTCCAACCCGATAGTCAATCGTCCAAGAGGTAGAACGGTCTTGAACACTGAGCATTTGGGCTTCTAAAGAGAGTTGAAAGTCTTCAAAACCTTCCGTATTGGTTAGAGAGAAGACAAAGGCTGCACCGGGGTCTCCGAAGCTTGCAGATTGACGAATACCGAGGGCGCGATCGCCCGCCGCTCTTTGTTGTGCTGGGGCATCTCCAAACTCCAACCCACTATTAAGAGATGCTAGATTTTTAAACGCTCCCCTCAACTCATTCCAAGTCGCTGGCTCGGGGTCAAATAGGTTGAGAATACCTAAGTCTGACTTAGTAGCCCCCGTATAAATCGCCCAACCGGTCGGCAATCCCTCCCCTAATGTTGCAAAACTTTCCTGATACGATACACCCGTCAAATCAACTGTAGTCATGGCAACGCCTTTATATAACGACAGTAGCAACCAATGGGTTTCACCCTAGCTTGGGGCGATCATAACGGCCAAGGGTCAAAGTCAGCAACCCTTGACATAGCAGCCCAAGCCTAATGAGCCACCCCAGTTGTGTCCCCGACTCAAGAGCGCCCCCCATCTGGGTTTGCCAGGTCAAGTCATCCGAGGGGAGAGGACCATGATGCTGGCAATTTTCGAATTCCTTAGTTAAACTTGTCGCCATCTATTGACTCAACGAAAGATGCAACTCTGGGAGGCGATGATTCCTTGGAAGTGATACCGGCGAGTGAAAGCCCCTGAAACCGTGTCTCGGCGAGTCAGAGAACGTCACTGAAACAATCGAATCACGTGGGTGCATCATGAAACCATATGAGCGTCGCCTCAGCCGGGGATTTACTCTACCTGAGCTTCTGGTCGTCATTGTAATGGTCGGAATCCTGAGTTCACTATCCATCGTAAGCTGGGCGTATGTTACGGCCAATCAGGCAGTTAAACAGGGTAATGAGGCGGTCTTTCTCGCCATCCGTTCAGCCCAAACTCAAGCCAGAACCTCGAAAGTCCGATGGCAAGCCAGCTTTCGAGGAGAGGAAAACCAAGCCTTGTGGGCCGTTCATCCTGTCCAGCTTCATCCAGATCAAGCCCAGTGGAACGCCCTACCCTCCCCCGTCCGCTACGACGAAGACAACAGTACCCTGCGACGGGTTCAAGGGGTGCGGCGGGTGGTGTTCGACCATCGAGGTCATGTCATGGGCCAACTTGGACGAATGACCGTATTTCACCGGGATAATCATGAGTTACGGCGTTGCACCTTCGTCTCGACTCTATTAGGAACCATCCGCAAAACGCGGGATGACTGGTGTAAGCGTTGACCCCATCCCAGGCTCCCCCCCCTCTCATGTTTCCCCTCTCGTGCCCTCTCGTGTTACGGCTCTGCCATGACACGCTCCGGCGGCGGCTCTGCCGCCTGATAGAGTGGGGGCAGTCTGTTGGCTTGGAGTCTAGAACTCAGGCGACGCGGGGGGATGCTCAGGGACGGGAATGCTGGAAATGGACGTTGGTGCAATTGCTCTATGAGCGGGATTATACTGAAGAAGAGATTATTCGCTTCTTTCGCGTGTTGGATTGGATGATGACCTTGCCTTCGGTGTTGCAGGAAAGTTTTGATAGCAAGCTACGTCAGTATCAGGAGGAACGAAATATGCCGATTCTGAGTAATATTGAACGTCGGGCCTTGGAGACGGGT
Proteins encoded:
- the thiS gene encoding sulfur carrier protein ThiS: MTQITLTVNGEQKHCASGRSLPEFLQEIGLNPRLIAVEYNGEILHRQYWSTTTMKDGDRLEIVTIVGGG
- a CDS encoding pilus assembly FimT family protein, coding for MKPYERRLSRGFTLPELLVVIVMVGILSSLSIVSWAYVTANQAVKQGNEAVFLAIRSAQTQARTSKVRWQASFRGEENQALWAVHPVQLHPDQAQWNALPSPVRYDEDNSTLRRVQGVRRVVFDHRGHVMGQLGRMTVFHRDNHELRRCTFVSTLLGTIRKTRDDWCKR